A window of the Zeugodacus cucurbitae isolate PBARC_wt_2022May chromosome 2, idZeuCucr1.2, whole genome shotgun sequence genome harbors these coding sequences:
- the LOC105218640 gene encoding uncharacterized protein LOC105218640, with amino-acid sequence MASAAWKHAEPKMGTTSPTGTAGAGRSIVATQPTAGAGGLPSPPPSTLASTAIATGGKPVPGSTLRCLDDPIFDVDIGHLGGGGGGVGGVSAGGGGNTSSSSTSTTTAVTARTTANDVLEKARDRFDRFWGGSKEEHV; translated from the coding sequence ATGGCGAGTGCAGCCTGGAAGCATGCCGAACCGAAGATGGGCACCACAAGTCCAACCGGTACCGCTGGTGCTGGACGCTCAATTGTCGCCACGCAGCCAACCGCTGGCGCTGGTGGTCTGCCATCACCGCCACCATCAACGTTGGCGTCAACAGCCATTGCAACCGGTGGTAAGCCAGTGCCTGGCTCAACATTGCGCTGCCTCGATGACCCCATCTTCGATGTGGACATTGGCCATTTGGGTGGTGGaggtggtggtgttggtggtgtCAGCGCTGGTGGCGGTGGCAACACTTCGTCATCGTCCACGTCGACCACCACGGCGGTGACAGCACGCACCACGGCGAACGATGTGCTAGAAAAGGCTCGTGACCGTTTCGATCGCTTCTGGGGCGGCAGCAAGGAGGAGCATGTTTAA